DNA sequence from the Ovis canadensis isolate MfBH-ARS-UI-01 breed Bighorn chromosome 2, ARS-UI_OviCan_v2, whole genome shotgun sequence genome:
CTACCTGAAGGTTCTCCCAGACCCCATCTCAGCCAGCCCGGCAGCAGCCGCGTCTTCCCCATGGCCTTCTTGCTCTCTCTACTGATGGCCCTGGTGCTGGTCAGCTATGGCCCAGGAGGATCTCTGGGTTGTTACCTATCTCAGAGACTCATGCTGGATGCCAGGGAGAACCTCAGGCTCCTGGACCGAATGAACAGACTGTCACCTCATTCCTGTCTGCAGGACAGAAAAGACTTTGGTCttccccaggagatggtggagggcgACCAGCTTCAGGAGGCCCAGGCCTTCTGTGTGCTCTACGAGATGCTCCAGCAGAGCTTCAACCTCTTCCACACAGAGCGCTCCTCTGCTGCCTGGAACACCACCCTCCTGGAGCAGCTCCGCACTGGACTCCAACAGCAGCTGGACCACCTGGACACCTGCAGGGGTCCCGTGATGGGAGAGAAAGACTCTGAACTGGGAAAGATGGACCCCATTGTGACCGTGAAGAAGTACTTCCAGGGCATCCATGACTACCTGCAAGAGAAGGGATACAGCGACTGCGCCTGGGAAACCGTCAGAGTGGAGATGATGAGAGCCCTCACTTCATCAACCACCTTGAAAAAAGGTTAACAAAGACGGGTGGAGATCTGAACTCACCTTGATGACTCTCGCCGACTAAGATGCCACATCACCCTCATATACTTGCCTGTGTTCATTTCAGAAGACTCTGATTTCTGCTCCAGCCACCGAATTCATTGAATTACTTTGGCTGAAACTTTGTCAGTAGTAAGAAGCAAGTAGATATAAAAGTATTCAGCTGTAGGGGCATGAGTTCTGAAATGATGCCTGCCATGATGTCATCTGTTGCTGATTTATTTATACCTTCTTGCATCTAACATacttaaaaattaggaaatttgTTAAGTTACATTTCATCTATATATCacattaaaatttctaaaatatgtttATGATTCTGTGTTATTAAATTTGTACTTTGTTCTATTTATTATATCATAGAAAATGAGTTTCTTTACTCAAAAATGAAAATCCACACCctcattttaaaactgtattaaaGAATGGGTGgttacatttgtttattcattcgtTCCATTCATATTATACAAATACACTGAGTACCCACGTGACAGACTGTGTAATTCTCACCAAGGAAAACAAGTGAATAAAGCAAATGGAGCTCCTATTGCATGGAAACTCTCAGTCTTACACAGAAGGACATAACAacaatacaattttatttcaattatacTACAGACTGCAAAGAGaagtaaaggaaaagaatgtCCTCACACGGGAAGCTTTAGGTCcaaatgatgctggaaagacAAATAATGTTATCTATCTTACTAAGCTGCCTGCAggacttcctggtagctcagctggtaaagtgtGCACCTGCAGAGCTGAAGACCCctgttcgatttctgggtcaggaaaatctctttgagaagggataggctacctacccactgcagtattcttgggctttcctgttgattcagttgctaaagaatctgcctacaatgccggagacctgggttggcaagatcccctggaagagggataagcagcccactccagtattcttgtctggagaatccccgtggccagaggagcctggagggctgtagcccacggggtcccaaagagtgcaACACCACTAAGCACATGGCACAGAAAGTCCATGAATTCTCTTCACTTAGTTTCAAGTTACCAAAATCCAGGGAGACGTTCTTAGATAGATGTTACCTAAACACGGTTACTTCTATAGAGTTGACCGAAAAGCACTTTTTTCTCCTTACTCTTAGAATCACAGACCATAGTTCCAGAGAGCCCAGGTAGATCCTTTACATGGCAAAGGCACAAGAGAAATACCATTCCTTCCAGAAAGCTGGCTTAACCAATAACAAAAGGCTCACTTTGATACAGTAGCTGAGCTAGCAGAGGCCATTGTTCTTCTGATCTCTGGGCAGCCCCCATTCAACAAGGACAGCCACCCAAAGGCCCCATGTCCTAGTGAACAGacacccagggacttccctgttgctTCTGGGATTCCCCCTGCAATTCTTGGGAACCCTATGGTAGTAGATAGCCTCCTCAGGAATACCCTACAGTTTGGGGATTAGAACCAGCAACTTTTGGGCCCCCTGGGTTAGTGGAGAGCCACCTCAGGATCACCCAGCAACTTTTGAGGCCCCACATGCTAGTGGATGACCCCAATAAATTCCCATCCCCCATCCTATATCTTGGTACTCACAGGAGTTTCTGCCATCTCCTGCCTGCCACCAATTGTTGGGTTGTCCTCTGCAGGCTTACAAGACCTATGTTTGCCAGCTTCAAGATCgaagaaagaatctgccttcaagaaCAGAGGCATGCGTGGTTTAATGAATGGGAGGCACTTACatgtctgaagcaaggtcctggagcaaCACCCAACCATGTGTGGTGCACTGGGGGTGGGAAGTATTAATATATGGTGACAGGCTTCATTCTGAGAGCAATGGAGGGGTGGCGAGTAGAGGGTGGGGAAGTGGGGAacggggaaggagggagagcacGGTGGGGGAAGAGAGTGCTGGTCCTAGGGGTGAGATCAGGTAGGCTCATTAGTCATCATGGAAAACAGTAGAGGGACATGCTCCTCACCACTGCTTTGATAACAAAGATGAAATCTGGGGCCAGGACGAGTACAGAGAAATGCCAGTCATGTGCATAGGGTGTACTAGTGGGGCAGGAGATGTAGAGAGAGTAAGAGAACAGTCATCCTGAGTGGCCTGACCATACatatataccttaatttaaaaaatactttattgctaaaaatcaCCAGTGATCAACTGTACCTTCAGATTGATTTGTTGGTGAAATTCTGAACTATCCTGAGAATTACTGCAGTGTAGCACAAAGACAGTGAGTGTACAAGGGCTTTTGGAAATGCCATTGATAGAATTAATCGACGTGGGGTTGTCACAAACCTTCAATGTATAAAAAATGCAGTTATCTGGGAAGTGGGATAAAAGAAAGTAAGCCTGTACTTCCTTACAATGTAGTTATTCCCAGTATGCTCTCCAGATTCGCTCGACTTTCCCCTGCACAGCCGTTCATACAgctctttcctgtttttttgtGGTTCTGGTTACCAATTTCCCCTTAAGAGTGCCAAGCGTGGTCACCTagtcgtgccgactctttgccaccccatgaaccacagcccaccaggctcttctgtccatgggattctccaggcagaatactggagtggattgccatttccttctccagggtaccttccccacccagggatcaaacctgggtctcccacattggaggcagattctttactgtctgagccacaagggaagcccacagtgcaAGGCCACCTCTTAAAAGTTTGAGGGAAAGTTCTAGGCTTTTCAGAAACTCTTAAATAagtggttgttgtttttcttgAGATGAATATTTTTGGGAATGAATGTCTTGTTACAACAGCTCAAGGAGGACCTttcctggaaagaactgacaccaATAACTTGAAAAAGCCTTCTTCCTTAGCTTTCATATTTTAGAGAGGAAAATACTCCCAGCTTCAGGAATACTCACAGCTAAGGAAGCTGTGTGGAGTGAAATGTCAAGATATGTTTCTGGCTTCCAGGCTGCTCAGCTGGCCAAGGTTACAGGTTTATCATTTGCTTTACCTACTTTAACACCCTTGGAGCCTTGACCATGGCATTCTGGgtaggaaaaaacaagagaaatcagCGGAAATAGCTCCTGTTTGAAGGTACATTAACTCTTCCCTAAAGCGTACATTGTCGGTTGCTTGACTTCAGGAGAAAATTCTCAATGTCCTTTTGAATAATAACTGCACCTGCATCCCTTCCACCTTGACTCAGTAGTAAGAGAGagaagaagtcactcagtcgtgtcccacttatgcgacctcatggactgtagactaccaggctcctctgtccatgggattctccaggcagaatactggagtgggtgccatttccttctccaggggatcttcccaatgcaggtaTCGAACTGGCAACTCCTACATTGTATGCAGACggttttattgtctgagccatcagggaagtctgtaAGACAGCACGCAGACACAAAGAGGATTTCAGAGAACACAATTGTTGCCAACCAATAGCCTGGGGTGTACCTACTTGAGCTGAATTGAGAACTAGTAAGGTAATGGTATACTGTAAATGAGGAAGTTAACCTGgaatagagagagagacagtgtgtgtgtgtatgggtttACTGATGAAGCAGCAGGGAAGGGCTTCAATATAGACTAGATCTCTCAAATCTCTCCTTCAGGTTACAGACTTCATCTTTAGATTGCTTCTCTCCAATTAATGGATGAGAGGGCTGACAGCTTACTGTAAAGGAGTCGGATGCCTGATCTCCAAAGTAGATTTAGCGTTGGGACGGGGGACCatgcttgatcactcaagagcttttgtatagcagggttttattaaagcataaaaagggacagagaaaacttctgacagagacatcagaagggggatggacaGTGCCCTACTCACTAGCCTTAAGgagggagctatatacttttcaactgggatttctttggaaggaatgatgctaaagctgaaactccagtactttggccacctcatgcaaagaattgactcattggaaaagactttgatgctgggagggattgggggcaggagaagaaggggacaacagaggatgagatggctagatggcatcactgactcgatggacacgagtctgagtgaactccaggagttggtgatggacagggaggcctggtgtggtgcgattcatggggtagcaaagatttggacacgactgagcaactgaactgaactgaactgactgataacaATTAATCAAAGAAAGTCTCAAGGTTTACAGATCTTACTAGATCCATTCtcacaatatacattttaagataatgggattagaactaaaaatagaaacatcTTACCACACCCACTCCCATAACATACATCTTATAAGTCAGCAGGTTCttttaaggagaaacatgtccttgagCAAAATACATTGTTCTATTGACTAAGACAAACCAATGTTggaaaaaaaaggttatttttcttcttctccttgagAACTCCAAACCCTATATCCTCCTGGAGGGCCCCAGAGCCCCTCTCCTCCCTGGGGTCCCTAGGCTTCTTATTAATCTGCCTAGGAACCGACACTCTCAGAGATCTCTAATTTCTAGGTTAAATacatgtcagttgctcagttgagtacAGCccgtttgcaactccatggactgtatccttttcatactgttcatgtgattctcaaggcaagaatactgaagtggttggccattcccttctccagtggaccacatttgtcacttacaaccaacctagacagcatattaaaaagcagagacatcactatgtcaacaaaggtccatctagtcaaggctatggtttttccaatagtcacgtacggatgtgagagttggaccataaagaaagctgagcgctgatgaactgatgcttttcaactgtggtattggagaagactcttgagagtcccactGTATACaaagagagccaaccagtccatcctaaaggaaatccgtcctgaatattcattggaaggactgatgctgaagctgaaactccaatactttggctacctgatgcgaagaactgatgctttgaaaacatcctgatgctggaaaacatcgaaggcaggaggagaagggggtgacagaagataagatggctggatgacatcagcgactcaatggacatgagtttgagtaagctctgggagttggtgatggacagggaggcctggcgtgctgcagtccatggggtcacaagactcAGACACgtctcagtgactgaactgaaatggactgtaacccccagACTCCaggtccacggaattctccaggcaaggaaaccggagtgggttgtcatttccttctcctgtataTTAAGTAagttttgggtttttcttttttttctcttcctgcaaCACTTCAGGGAAACTTTCGGGGGCAAGGCTACGTGGATAATTTTTGGACTCATCTGGCTGTCTTTCTGGGGGCTCCCCAGGTGCCActggtgctaaagaacccacctgccactgcaggagtcataagagacctgggtttgatccctgggtcaggaagatcccctggaggaggaaatggcaacccactccagtattcttgcctggagaatcccatggacaagggagcctgtcagacatgactgaagtgacttcacacccACACATGCTTGTCTTTGTGACTGTTTAACATCCTTTAAAGATCATGATTCTTCCACTGTTTGGCTGAGGTTTTTTTAGATTTGACTTGCACTTTGCCATTTTGTCAGCAGAAATGTCACTTatctttcttcactttcatcacaatCAGATATACACGTTTTATTTTTGCCCACAAACATCTACTGGTTTGCTTTCTAGGAAAGTTCAAATGAGTGACAAAATATCCAAAGCCTTGAAAATCACAGAAAACGAGGTGAAGCCCCTCTGCcattcttttatttccctttgtatTAACCATAGGATGAAATGGAACATAACCCAGGAGGAGAGAAACAAACTTTGACCAGCAAATCactatataattaattataagtTTCTAAAccttttattgttatttaaattttaaaagaaacatcatGAGTAAGTAAAGAAACAAGGCTATATCTCCCTGACACAGCCTGGCCTCATGGCTCCAAATTCTCAGCACGAAACAGAGATGGATAGACAAGTCAGCCCAATATTCAGATGTACTGCATGAACAGCTAAAGGTCACTGATTTCTGTGATACAAGCTTCTAAGAATATGTAATACTACCTCTGCATTCCCTATAGCCAACTCAGAAATTCTGAGGAAAACAAATGTTCAATAGTTTAAATAAAAGGTTTCAATGATAGAAGCTGCAGTGGCAAAATAAACATTGCCTATTAAGTGTAACTATTGCAATTGGATAATGCTACCACCTGGGTAgtagtcttacctggaaaatcccagagacacaagagtctggcgggctatagtccatagggacgcaatcggacacgactgagtgactaacactcacacaTGTAGACAAAACCACACTTTAGCTCTCAGCATCTTGGCTGCTGACCCTTGATACCTGGGGACACAGGTCAGAAGAGGAGGTCATCACTGAGAACTCGGGTCCTTCACAGAAACActccagggagagggtggggatcCTGGAAGATGAATGATTTTGCAAGCAAAGAGACAAGCCCCTCCACAGTAGAATTCTGAAGTTCTCAGGATGTGGTTAGCCTGCCCTCATGAGTGAGGCCCAGAGAATTTGGTTGAGGACACTCATTCAGAGGAAAAGTGCTACTAGAGGTGATAACCACCTTGTGAGTGAGGTGGTGCTGGAGAGGCAATTAATTATCTTGGATTAGAATAttcacacatacatgcattagAAAAGAAGCAGGATTCCTGGTGGGGGTATTGGAACAACCTGTGGAAGACTATAGGTCTACCATAAAAATTAGGTTGAAAGAAACCATGCTGTCTCTTATATTGTTCCTGACTGTTGATCTGGAGCCTATAatacacagtgaaataaataagtcagaaagaaaaacagcaaaagagacacagatgtatgaaacagaattttggactccgtgggagaaggtgagagtgggatgatttgagagattaCCATTGAAATATGTAATTTACCGTATGTGAAGTAGATCGCCAGTCCGGGTGTGATGAATGTGatagggcgctcagggctggtgcgctgggaccACACTGAGGGATGGGacaaggagggaggcaggaggggtttcaggatgggggacacatgtacacccatgggtgattcatgtcaatgtatggcaaaacccactaaaatattgtaaagttattagcttcaaattaaaataaataagttattaaaaaataaagaaatagtgacaacctaaaagttgacagTTATGTATTATGTAGTGGGAATTCAGAAGACAGTATCTCAAGTCACCCTGAGGGAATTGCTCCCAGGAGCTGAGGGGAAGAGTCAGGTTATATAGGAGTTTGCAAGAAAGGGGATGTAGTGTGAACATCAAAGTATTTTTGAGAATTTAAGAAAACCAgttatctcaagttaaggaatttagcacttttccttTGTATGGGAAGACGCAagtgtctgggctcactgaaaacattcctttctgcATCTTAGCTTCCTGGGGCATTTTTCCTTGCATTTTCTTGCATCTTGcattttttcacatcctgagttgcCTTGGGTCCACCTTAGGGAGTAGCTGCAATTTGGTAGCtgttgaaaaggcagaggaggaggagggcagggatgcCAAGCAGCCCTCAGCACCGTCCGGAGGCTGGCAACCCTGTTGCTGCTAGTGGAGTTGCCTGTTTCCCGTCCTCACGAATAAGGATAAAATAATCCGAAAAAGTTAAAGAAGCTATATATTCAGTCTCCAAACCAGAAAGTCAACTAAATGGAAATGCACAATTTTGAGGATGAGTTAACATGTCCCATTTGTTACAGTATTTTTGAAGATCCTTGTGTACTACCATGCTCTCATACATTTTGTAGAAATTGTTTGGAAAATGTGCTACAGGCAACTGGTAACTTTTATATATGGAGACCTTTACACATTCCACTCAAGTGCCCTAACTGCAGAAGTATTATTGAAATTGCTCCAAGTGGTATTGAATCTTTACCTGTTAATTTTGCATTAAGGGCTATTATTGAAAAGTACCAGCAAGAAGACCATCCAGATATCATCACCTGCCCTGAGCATTATAGGCAGCCCTTAAATGTTTACTGTCTCCTGGATAAAAAATTGGTTTGTGGTCATTGCCTTACCATAGGTCAGCATCACCGTCATCCTATAGACGACCTTCAGAGTGCCTATATGAAAGAAAAGGACACACCTCAAAAACTGCTTGAACAGTTAACTGACACACACTGGACAGATCTTACTTATCTTATTGAAAAGCTAGAAGAACAAAAATCTCATTCAGAGAAAATAGTCCAAGGTGATAAGGCAGTTGTTCTCCAGTATTTTAAGGAGCTTAGTGATAtattagaacagaaaaaaaaatttttcctaacAGCTCTTTgtgatgttggcaatctgattaATCAAGAATATACTCCACAgattgaaagaatgaaagaaataagagAGCAGCAGCTTGAATTAGTGACACTGACAACATCTTTACAAGAAGAGGCTCCACTTAAATTTCTTGAAAAAGTTGACAATGTCCGCCAACGAGTGCAGATCTTGAAACAAAGACTGCTTCCTAAGGTCCAACCTGTTGAAATTTATCCTCGAGTAAGCCAAGTATTGAAAGAAGATTGGAGCAGAACAGAAATTGGACAAATTAAGAAACTTCTCATTCCTGAAATGAAGATCTCTTCAAAAAGGATTCCCTGTGCCTGGCCTGATAAAGAGGAAAAAGTTGAACTTTTTAAGATTCTAAACATTGTTATAGTTACACTAATTTCAGATATTGATGTTGATCCTCTTTTTTAACAAATACATAATAacctttttaaatgaaatcactTCAATATGTTTTTCTGAAGTATCTCTCTCTGTTTACCAAAGTTTATCTAAGAATGTGCACAATTTAAAGAATATACTATGTTACACTGTGTATTTACTGAAGGAATTCATGTGGAAAATGGTTTCTCATTGAACATTCTAATCTGGATTATTTAAGGCTTATTCTGTACAGCAGAGGCTAATGACCATCGCTAAGTAGAGGAATATAGGGGTAActtggataaataaaataggcTGAAGTTTGTTAGAATTGCAAGAGAATAATCCCTCTTATGCTTCTGTTGAATACAAAATGTGTCATCAGAAGTTAGAAATGAGACGTCTGGTTTTCTGAAAACCAGAACGAACTCTAATGAGAACTTGATTTAAGTATTAATACATTATcccatttttattgatttttaaggtTGACTATTTTAACATTCTTATACCAGTAGTGTTTTAGCATTATATACTGCAGTGGTTGGCTTTACAGTTCTTTGTGTATACatagtttttaattaaaagatgtcAAAATCCCAAAAGATAAAAACTTTTGAATgggcaaataaataaagatggtgAGAACAGGTTTTATATTCAAGTAGCTAAGTCAAAGTGATAGGGGATTGCTGATGTTCAAGATATATTTGATCAAATGTACCTGATCCACACATTAGTGTTTTAGATTTAAGAGCCAACAGTTTCTGTAACATTCATTCCTAATAAAACTGTTGCTTAAGTGTTGTTACGGACAAAACAGTAACATTTCCTAGCACTTACTGTCCTATGAttcatgtaaatttattttaagattgtaaaaaaaaaaaaagaaaaggcagaggaaccagagatcaaattgccaacatctgctggatcatggaaaaaggaagagagttccagaaaaacatctatttctgctttattgactatgccaaagccttttactgtgtggatcacaagaaactgtggaaaattctgaaagagatgggaataccaggccacctaacctgcctcttgagaaatctgtatgcatgtcaggaagcaacagttagaactggacatggaacaacagactggttccaaataggaaaaggagaacatcaaggctgtatattgtcaccttgcttatttatcttacatgcagagtacatcatgagaaacgctgggctggaagaagcaaaagcttgaatcaagattgccgggagaaatatcaatcacctcagatatgcagatgacaccacccttatggcagaaagtgaagaggaactaaaaaacctcttggtgaaagtgaaagagaagagtgaaaaagttggcttaaagctcaacattcagaaaatgaagatcatggcatctggcccatctcttcatgggaagtagatggggaaacagaggaaacagtgtcagactatttttgggggctccaaaatcactgcagatgttgactgcagccatgaaattaaaggacgcttactcttggaagttatgagcaacctagttAGCacattgaaaaggagagacattactttgccaacaaagtccgtctagtcaaggctatggtttttccagtggtcatgtatggatgtgagtgttggactgtgaagaaagctgagtgccaaagaattgatgcttttgaaatgtggtattggagaactcttgagagtcccatggactgcaaggagatccaacaagtccattctaaaggagatcagtcctgggtgttctttgcaaggactgatgctaaagctgtaactccaatactttggccacctcatgtgaagagttgactcattggcaaagactctgatgctgggagggattggggacaggagaagaaggggactacaaaggatgagatggctagatggcgtgacagactctatggacatgagtttgggtgaaatccaggagttggtgatagacagggaggcttgacgtgctgaaattcatggggttgcaaagagtcagacatgactgagtgactgaactgaactgagcccacaGGTGTATTCCCTGTTCCTCAGCGCCCTGGAGGGCTTTAAGCTCTTGATGACTGTGTCATCCTGGTTTACTGATATGAAGGTCCCTTCTCATGATCCTGTGGCCCCAGTGAAATGTAATCTCAGGAACCTGAATGAATTTTCTCAAAAGAACAGAAACACCCGAGTAGTTCATTCACCCTTAATTACAAGCTTATCCTCTGTgagacagaaaatacagaaatcaaCATGGCCTGAGTGATTCTGCATTCCTATGTGTAAGATAAGGAGGGAAAAATGCAGTTAAGAATCAAGGGAAAATTATGTTCCTGACgt
Encoded proteins:
- the LOC138434613 gene encoding interferon tau-10, with amino-acid sequence MAFLLSLLMALVLVSYGPGGSLGCYLSQRLMLDARENLRLLDRMNRLSPHSCLQDRKDFGLPQEMVEGDQLQEAQAFCVLYEMLQQSFNLFHTERSSAAWNTTLLEQLRTGLQQQLDHLDTCRGPVMGEKDSELGKMDPIVTVKKYFQGIHDYLQEKGYSDCAWETVRVEMMRALTSSTTLKKG